Proteins encoded in a region of the Phoenix dactylifera cultivar Barhee BC4 chromosome 3, palm_55x_up_171113_PBpolish2nd_filt_p, whole genome shotgun sequence genome:
- the LOC103711316 gene encoding zinc finger protein ZAT12-like, with product MKRLREEGDRVESINMARVLIFLSRGEEEARDSPGRVFECKTCNRQFPSFQALGGHRASHSKPRLVGDGQGQGQSALGKPKVHACSICGLEFPIGQALGGHMRRHRAATESFGHGLVEKKPDGKRALWLDLNLPPSEVLGDVESRKVGLSFEFVEKSPMVVDCFH from the coding sequence ATGAAGAGATTAAGAGAAGAAGGTGACCGGGTAGAGAGCATCAACATGGCTAGAGTCCTCATATTTCTCTCTCGGGGTGAGGAAGAGGCCCGGGACTCGCCGGGGCGGGTGTTCGAGTGCAAGACGTGCAACCGCCAGTTCCCGTCGTTCCAAGCGCTCGGCGGCCACCGGGCGAGCCACAGCAAGCCGAGGCTGGTGGGCGACGGCCAGGGCCAGGGCCAGAGCGCGCTGGGGAAGCCCAAGGTGCACGCGTGCTCCATCTGCGGGCTGGAGTTCCCGATTGGCCAGGCCCTAGGGGGTCACATGAGGCGCCACAGAGCGGCGACCGAGAGTTTTGGGCACGGGCTCGTGGAGAAGAAGCCTGATGGGAAGAGGGCATTGTGGCTGGACCTGAACCTGCCGCCGTCCGAGGTGCTGGGCGACGTGGAGTCCAGGAAAGTAGGGCTTAGTTTCGAGTTTGTAGAGAAGAGTCCCATGGTGGTGGACTGCTTCCATTAA